A part of Rhipicephalus microplus isolate Deutch F79 chromosome 8, USDA_Rmic, whole genome shotgun sequence genomic DNA contains:
- the LOC142768397 gene encoding uncharacterized protein LOC142768397, which yields MLGEPFSTSSYRCIRLPPGKKLSSEIAQRSPIFHVYAGSMGRDVTSGPVTNDLQLPQLSSLPTKVSTSSRSPAPADEAIDTTAPSRMSSYGLVTERPTTPSLYVLRSRSSLSQDGNVKCGIREVSCGLERGPVFTPIQPSAFSTTVRRAAITPAGVHRTPRPERHHSARRTASASLMTPPRSAQLSPPSRAPSRDGLVNEGYSSD from the exons ATGCTGGGCGAACCATTCTCGACATCGAGCTATAGGTGCATACGCTTACCGCCTGGCAAAAAGTTGTCTTCTGAGATCGCTCAGAGGAGTCCTATATTTCACGTGTACGCCGGAAGTATGGGGCGCGATGTGACCTCTGGGCCAGTGACGAATGACTTGCAGTTGCCTCAGCTATCGAGCTTGCCGACCAAGGTATCCACGTCATCACGATCACCAGCTCCAGCCGACGAAGCAATCGACACAACGGCACCATCTCGGATGTCGTCCTATGGGTTGGTCACGGAGAGGCCCACGACGCCATCGTTGTACGTCCTCCGGTCGCGGTCCAGCCTCAGCCAAGACGGCAACGTCAAGTGTG GCATCCGGGAGGTATCTTGCGGTCTCGAGCGTGGACCCGTCTTCACTCCTATCCAGCCTTCGGCCTTCAGCACAACTGTGCGTCGCGCCGCCATCACACCCGCTGGAGTGCACCGGACGCCGCGACCCGAGCGCCATCATTCAGCGCGACGGACTGCTTCGGCATCGCTGATGACGCCACCTCGCAGCGCCCAATTATCGCCACCGTCACGCGCGCCGTCTCGTGATGGCCTAGTGAACGAGGGTTACAGTTCGGACTAA